ATCAGAACCGTCAGCCCCCCGGAAGCGGGCCGACGCCCGGCGCAACGAAGAGACGCTGCTGGAGGCGGCCGCGGCGACCTTCATCGCCGCCGGCGTCGACGCGCCCGTGCGCGACATCGCGGCCAAAGCTGGCGTCGGCGTCGGCACGATCTACCGCCACTTCCCCACCCGGGCCGACCTCATCGTCGCCGTCTACCGACACCAGGTCGAGGCATGCGTCGAGGCCGGCCCCGCCCTGCTGGCGAGCAGCAACTCACCACACGCCGCCCTGGCCCGGTGGATCGATCTCTTCGTCGACTTCCTGGTCACCAAGCACGGCCTCGCCGAGGCGTTGCAGTCCGACGACGCCACCTTCGTGACCCTGCACGCCTACTTCCTCGACCGCCTTCTGCCGGTCTGCGCCGAACTCCTCGACGCCGCCGTCGCGGCCGGCGAGGTCCGCCCCGACGTCGAGGCCTTCGAACTGATGCTCGCCGTCGGCAACCTCTGCATCGGCGCCAACAAGGATCCCCGGTACGACGTCCGTCGCGTGGTCGCACTCCTCCTCGCCGGACTACGCCTCATCCCACACCACTGACCGCAGCCCCGGAACCGCCGCAGTCGGATCTGAATCGCAGCCGGTACGGAGACCCTTACCACCCACCATCTCCGAGCCGGAATGGAACGCGTCGGTTTCAGGTAATGGGAGATCAGCTCCCCTTTCCCGCTCGTCGGTGCGCGTCGCTTCCCTCGCGGTAGAAGACGTAGCCCCCGTGGTGCAGTACGTCTCCGTCGAACGTCCCGTCGGCGCTGAACCCGGTGTCGTCGACGTACTCGATGCGAGTTCCGATGACCCGGTAGGAACCCGTGTAGGCGCTCTGTCGCTCTCCCCGGGCCTCGTCGTAGCGGCCGTTCGCGAGCAGCTCCTGCCGGATGTGCCCGTCGGCCGTCACCCACATTCCGACGTACGGGTGCGGCGAGGCGTCTCCGGCTCCGGTCGGCGGCGTACCCGTTGGCGGTGTGGGCGGCGTCGCCGTCGCGGATGGCGGCGGCGTCGCCGTCGCGGATGGCGGCGGCTCCTGCCCGGCGTCGTCGGGAGCCGCGGGTCTGCCGGGGTCGGGTCCCACGGCGCACGCGGCAAGGCCTCCGGCGAGGAGCACGGCGACGCTGACCACCGTTCCGAGGCGGGCCGTCACGAGACGGTCCCGCGCGAGTCGTCCCGGTGTCCGGGGCGGGTCGCCGCCAGCGAGCCGAGCAGCCGCAGCGCGTCCGCGGTCGGAGTGCCCTCCTGGGCGTGGTAGACGATCAGCTGCTGCCCCGGGGCGGAGCGGACGTCGAAGGTCTGCATGCGGAGGGTGAGCTCGCCGACCTCGGGATGCAGCAGGACCTTCGACGCATGGGACTTGCCCCGCGCGTCGCGTCGGCGCCACAGGTCGGCGAACTCGCGGCTGGTCCCGGCCGTCCGCAGCACTTCCTGGATCCGCGGATCGAGCGGCCGGGCGCCCTCGAGAAAACGGAATCCGGCGACCGCGTTGGCCGCGGCCGTTTCCCAGTCGGCGTGGAACGCGCGGACCGACGGGTCGAGGAACATCGCGAGCAGCAGGTTCGCGCCGGGTTCGAGGTGGTTGAAAACCGCACGGCCCAACGTGTTCGCGGCCAGGACGTCGTAGGCCCGGCCCAGGATCAGGGCCGGAGTGCGGTCCCACAGTTCGGCCATCGCCAGCAGTTGGGCGTCGGCCTGCTCGATGCCGCCCTCGCGGCGCGGAAGCGGAGTCATTCCCGCGAGCCGGTACAGGTGCAGCCGACCGTCGTCGTCCAGCAGTAGTGCCTCGCTCAGGGCCTCCAGGACCTGCGGCGACGGCCGCCGCTCACGGCCCTGCTCCAGCCGCAGGTAGTAGTCGACGCTGATCCGGGCCAGCATCGCGACCTCCTCGCGGCGCAGACCGGGTACGCGTCGCCGCCCGTCCTCGGACAGCCCGACGTCGAGCGGCGTCAGCTGTGCCCGCCGGCCCCGTAGGTAGTCGCCCAGCATTGAAGTCGCCATATCGGTCAGGTTAGGTGCCCGGTACGCCGGTAGCCTGGTCCCACTGCTCCCAGGTCCGTTTGAATTCGCACTCGGATTCGTCGCGGAAGACGCCTTGACCTCAAGCATGGTTGACGTCCTACATTGATCTTTATGAACGCGACATACCTCGATGAGGCCACCCGTGAGGCCGAGATCGAAGCGATCAAGCGGGTGGTGGCCACGGTCGAACACGCACAGAACAATGAGCTCCCCGACGAGTTCCTCAGCCTGTTCCGGGACGATGCGATCTGGACGACGGGTGGCGGCAAACGGCTCTTCGGCCTCGAGGCGATCTCGACCTTCACCCACCAGGTGCTTCCCGGCGGAATGCAGGACTCGACGGTCACCTTTGAGCTGGAACACGTCCTGTTCATCCGCTCCGACGTCGCGGCCGTCAAGCTGCGTCAGGTGTACCACACGCCCGACGGGCCGGACGTGGGCTCTCCGCTATGGATCATGGCGAAGGAAGACGGGCAATGGCGCCTGACCGCCAGCCAGAACATCGGCGTACCCGACGACGAGTTGTCCCCAACGACGACGAGCCGACCCATTTTCGGCCCCGGCAGATAAAACTGGACGTCGTAGCCGGATCGGCCGGGGTCAGGGGCGGCGGGCCGAGGTCTGCTCCCGGACCACGAACCGGATCGACTTCGCCTCGGTCATGCAGGCCCGCATCGGCCCGACCAGCTCGCGGTGCTCGGGGCTGCGCTCCCAGGCCTCGAAGTGTCCCAGCGAGACCCACTCGCTGGTGATCAGCCACTGTTCCGGATCGGTCGGGGAGGCACACACCTGATCGACCAGGTGTCCGTCGACGCCCTCGGCGACCTGGTAGCGAATCCGTTCGTACGCCTGAAGAAACGCGTCGGCGCGCTCGCGCGGCACCCGGATCAGGAACACCACCCGCGCCTTGGCCGTCTCGGTCAGGTTCTCTGCCATCTGGACACCTCCACCGGGCCGCGCCGCAGCGCCACGGCACTGTTGAAACCATCGAATCCGCGTGCGCACACCAGCGCGGTGTCCACCCGCCGGGGCCTGGACTCCCGGACGAAGTTCAACTCGCAGCCGGGCGCCGGGCGATCCGGGCCGGCGGTCGGTGGCAGCATGCCGTGCCGCATCGCCAACAGCGCGGTGGCGACGTCCAGCGCCGCTCCGCCCTGGTGGGCCCGACCCGTCAACGGCTTCTGCGTGGTGACCGGTGGCTGCCGCTGCCCGAACACCGTACGCAGCACGTCCGCCTCGCTCCGGTCGTACCGGGGCACGCCGAGCGCGTCCGGAAAGACGACGTCCACCTCGGCAGGATCGATGTCGGCCCGGGTCAGGGCGAGCCGGATCGCCCGCCCGTACTGGGTCCCGTCGACATCGGCACCGCCGCCCACGTCGCCGCCGTGCGAGGCGGCACCGCGCTGCTCGGTGTGTCGGGCGTCGTGGGTGGCGCCCCAACCGGCCACCTCGGCGTAGATGGTGTCCGCGCCCCTGGCCACGGCGTGGTCCAGATCCTCGACCACGAAGATCGCACCGCCCTCGCCGGGGACGTACCCGCTGGCCGCCACGTCGAACGGCCGGTACGCCCGATCCGGTTCGGGACAGACGCTGAGCAGCCCACCACGGAGCTGACAGGTCAGCGCGTACGGGCTCAGTGGACACTCCGTACCGCCCGCGAGCACCACCGGCGTACCCCGTCGGATCAGCCGGGCGGCGTGTGCCAGGCTGTCCAGCCCACCGGCGGTCTCCGCGGCGAGCACTCCGCACGGGCCCTTGAACTGGTGCCGGATGGAGAGCTGGCCGACGCTCGCCGCGTAGAACCAGGCGATCGACTGGTACGCCCCCACCGTGCGGGTGGTCCCCCGCCAGAGTCGCTGGAGTTCACGCTGACCGAACAGGTTGCCGCCGGAGGAACTGGCCAGGGTGACGGCGTACCCGTAGGGATCGTCGGCCACCTCCGGCAGGCCGGCGTCGGCGAGCGCGAGCCGGGTGGCGGCGAACCCGAGGTGGGTCCACCGGTCGGTCTGCACCACCTGGCGGTTGTCGGCGTGGTGCAGCGCGTCGAAGTCGGCCACCTCCCCCGCCAGTTGGACGGGGTAGCGGTCCGGATCGAACAGCGTGATCCGCCCGATCCGGTTCTGCCCGGCGAGTACGCACTTCCAGTGCGCGTCCGCGCCGATTCCGCTCGGCGCGACAACGCCGATCCCGGTGATCACGACCCGGCCGGTCATCGCGGCGACCCGCCGAACCGGCGCAAGACCATCGCCGACTGGAACCCGCCGAAGCCGCTGCCCACCGAGAGCGCCACCCGCACCGGCACCTCCCGGGCCACGTTCGGGATGTAGTCCAGGTCGCACTCCTCGTCCCGGTTGGCCCAGTTCGCCGTCGGCGGCACCACCCCGAACTCGATGGCCAGCGCACAGGCCGCCATCTCGATCGCGCCGATCGCGCCGAGCGAATGCCCGACCATCGACTTGATCGAACTGATCGGAACCTGGTACGCCGCGCTGCCCAGCGCCCGCTTGAAGGCCGCCGTCTCGTGCCGGTCGTTCTGCCGGGTGCCCGAACCGTGTGCGCTGATGTACGACACGTCCGCCGGATCGCACCGGGCCTGCGCCATCGCATCGTCGATCGCCAGGGCCATCTCGACGCCGTCGGGACGCAGGCCGGTCATGTGGTAGCCGTTGCTCCGGTTGGCGTACCCGGCGGCCTCGCAGTAGACCCGGGCGCCGCGCCGCCGCGCGTGTTCGGCCTCCTCCAGGACGAGCACGGCGGCGCCCTCGGCGAGCACGAACCCGTGCCGGTCCCGGTCGAACGGCCGGGAGGCGTGCCCCGGGTCGTCGTTGTCCGGGGTGGTCGCCTTGATCGCGTCGAACGAGGCGACCGTGACCGGTGAGATCGGGCTGTCCGAGGCGCCGGCGAGCATCACGTCGGCCTCGCCGTCCTCGATCAACTGCTGGCCGTAGCCGATCGCGTCGATCCCGGACGTACAACCGGTGGAAATCACCTGGGCCGGGCCGTACAGCCCGTGTCGGCAGGCGACGTCGGCGGCGAGGCTGCTCGGCATCAGTGCCTGGTAGAGATACGGTCCGGCCCGGTCCGGGTCGACCAGCCAGTCCGTGCCGGAGTCGCTGACTGCCACGTACTCCCGCTCCAGCAGCATGGTGCCGCCGACCGCGGAGCCGAGCGCCACCCCGGCGCGCTCCCGCATCGAGTCGGACAGCTCCAGGCCGCTGTCCGCCAGCGCCTCGATCGAGGCGGCCAGGGCAAACTGGACGTACCGGTCGGAGCGCTGTTGTTCCGCGTCGCTGAGGCCCGCGCGGACCGGGTCGAAGTCGCACTCCGCCGCGATCTGCGAGCGGAACGGCGACGGGTCGAAGAAACTGATCCGCCGGGTAGCCGTCCGGCCGGCGGTGATGGTGTCCCAGAAGCTTCGCCGGGTGACCCCGCCCGGCGCGACCACTCCGATTCCGGTCACCACGGTCCGCCGCCCGGTCACGGCGCGGCCTCGGTCCGGCCGCCGAGGACCCCGGCCTCCGGCCGGCCGCCGAAGGTCGCCGCCTCCGCCGCCGACTCGGTGTCGACGTGCCCGAGTTCCGGCCGAGGCGCGAGCGGGCCGAGCTGGAAGACCACCTCTGCGGGCTCGTCCGCCACGTTGCGCAGCCGGTGCCGGACATTCACCGGTACGTAGAGCGCCTCTCCGGTACGTACCGGCACCGGCTCGCCGTCGAGGTCGACGATCAGTTCGCCACGGGCGACGTACAGGAACTCCTCGCTGTAGGGGTGGTAGTGCTCGGCGATGCGCTCACCCGGGGCGAGGTTCGCCACGCCCATGAAGCCGGAGGTGCTGCCGACGGTACGCGGCCCGAGCAGCACCCGGATCTCGCCGCCACGGCGACGGTCCGGCGCGATGTCCCGGGCGGCCGTCAGCCGGCGGTCGTGCTCACTCATCGCCGACCCCGACCGTCGCGGCAGCCGTGCCGACCGGTCCGTTGGCCGGTGATCCGGCGGACGTGCCGGCCGCCGGCTCCTGCGGGGTGGTGGAGGCGAGTTCGGCGGCGATCCGCTCGATCTTGTCCCGGATGATGTCCAGTTGCACCCGGCTGTTGGCGTTGATCCGCTCCGTCATCTGGGCGGTGGTCACCGGGGCGGTCGGGCGCATCTCGAAGTCCTGGGTCCAGGTCATCCGGGTACCACCCGGCACCTCGTCGTACCGCCAGTGGATCCGCATGTACTCGAAGGGCCCGGTCTCGACCCGGTGGGCGTGCACCTCGCGGCGCACCGGATCGGCGGTGCGCTCGCTGATCCAGCTCCAGATCACGCCGTTCTCGTCCGGGTACATGGTCAGCCGGAACTGGACGGTGTTCCCATGTTGCTCGAGAATCTGCACCGACTGGTACTCGGTGAACAGGCCGGTCCAGGTCCCGACGTCGTTGGTCCGGTCCCAGACCAGTTTCGGCGGAGCCGCGATCACCACACTGTTCTCGGTGTGACCGGGCCGGCCGTCGGCACCGGCGGGGCGTCCGTCCTGGGTCCCGGCCGCTGTAGCGCCCGCGTCGGCCGACGCGGCCGCCGGGGTGGACTGCCGCGCGACGAGGTCGGAGATCTCCGCGATGCTGAGCGCTCCCGACTCCTCGGGAAGCTGTACCCGGTAGCGGTCCGCGACCACCGCCTGTAGCTCCAGCAGCGCCAACGAGTCCATCCCGAGTTCCTCCAGCGAGGCCGTCGGCGCCGCGGTCGCCGCCTCGGCGTCCAGGCCGCAGTGCCGGACCAGGATCGCGATGATCTCCGCCGCGGTCGCCGACGACGGCGCGCTGGGCTCCGCCACGCTCCGGACCGGCTCCCCTCCGGTGCGGGACGGTCCGGCCAACGCCGGGTCCTCGTGTCTCACGGTCATCTGGTCCTCCTCGAAAGATGCGCCGAACTGGCCGGAACGGGGTCCTTCGGCGAATCGGGTACGCCGAGCAGCCGGTCGACCAGTCCGGTCGAGTACCGCCCCTTGCGGAATCCCGCGTCGTCGAGGACCCGTCGGATGAACGGGATGGTGGTGTGTACGCCGGGACCGTCGACCTCGAACTCGTGCAGCGCCCGTTCCATCCGGCTGAGCGCCAGGTCCCGGTCCGGCGCCCAGACCACGACCTTGGCGAGCAGCGAGTCGTAGTACGGGCCGACCAGGTAGCCCGGATATCCGTGGGTGTCGGTCCGGGTGCCCGGTCCACTCGGCGGTGTGAACCTGGTCAGCCGGCCGGGGGTGGGTAGGAAGTTGCGGTCCGGATCCTCGGTGTTGACCCGGCACTCGATCGCGACACCGTGGAGTCGTACGTCCTGCTGGCGCAGCCGCAGCGGTACGCCCCCGGCGATGTGCAACTGCTCGTGCACCAGGTCGACCCCTGTGATCATCTCCGTCACCGGGTGCTCGACCTGGATGCGACAGTTGATCTCGATGAACTGGAAGCGCTCCGCCTCGTCGACCAGGAACTCGAAGGTCCCGGCCCCGGTGTAACCCGCCCGCAGCGCGCCGCGCAGGGCGGTCTCGGCGAGCGCGTCGAGGGTCGCGCCCGACAATGCCGGCGCCGGTCCCTCCTCGACGAGTTTCTGGTGCCGCCGCTGCACCGAACAGTCCCGGGTGCCGAGGTGCACCCCGTTGCCGTACCCGTCGCAGAGCACCTGGACCTCGACGTGCCGGGCCGGGCTGAGAAAGCGCTCGACGTAGACCCGGTCGTCGCCGAACGCGGCCTGCGCGACGACCCGGGTCCGGTCGTACGCCGAGGCGAGGTCGTCGGCGGAGCGGACCACCGACATGCCCCGGCCGCCGCCACCGGCCGCACACTTGATGATCACCGGGTAGCCGATCTCCTCGGCCACCGCCCTGGCCGCAGCGACCGTGTCGAGGGTTCCCAGGCTGCCCGGCGGAAGCGGAAGCCCGGCCTCGCCCATCAACGCCCGCGCCCTCGACTTGTCGCCCAGCGCCACCATCACCTCCGGCCGGGGACCGATGAAGACCAGCCCGTTGTCGGCGCAGATCTCGGCGAAGTCGGCGTCCTCGGACAGGAAGCCGTAGCCCGGGTGTACGGCCTGGGCCCCGGTCTTGCGGGCCGCCTCGATGATGGCGGCGGCGTTCAGGTAGCTCTGCCGCGCGTCCGGTGGCCCGATGCAGACCGCCTCGTCGGCCAGGCGTACGACGGCGGAGTCGCGGTCCGCGACCGAGTACACCGCGACGGACCGTACGCCCAGTTCGCGGCAGGCCCGGGCGACCCGGAGCGCTATCTCGCCACGATTGGCGATCAGGATCTTCTCGAACACGTCGGCACCGTCCTTGCGCTCACGCGGGTACCAGAGCGATCAGCGGTTGTCCGAACTCGACCGGCTCGCCGTCGTGCACGAGTACCTCGACGACCCGGCCGACCTGGTCGGCGACCACCTCGTTCATCAGCTTCATCGCCTCGACGATGCAGACCACCTGACCGGGCTCCACCTTGTCGCCGACCTCGACGAACGGTGCGCCACCGGGCTCGGCCGCCTGGTAGTAGGTACCGACCATCGGAGCGAGGACGGTTCGGCGACCATCGGTGCCGATGGCCGCCCCGGTGACCGCCGGTACGGCGAACGGAGCGGCGTTGGGCGCGCTGCCGCCCGGCGTTCCGGCACCGGTCCCGGGACCGCTGTTTGCCTCACCGCCGTGCCATTCGATCTCCAGCAGGGCGTCGCCGCTGCGCAGGCGGATCCGGCGCAACGGCCCGGCGGTCCGCGCCACCAGCCGGCCCGCCTGCCGGCACAACTCGGCGAGTTCCGCCGATCCACCGACCGGCTCCGACTTCCCGGTCGGCTCCACGAAGCCACCAGCCGACTCCGACTCCGGCTCCGGCTCCGGCTCCGGCTCCACCGATCCACCGACCGGCTCCGGCTCCGGCTCCCGGGTCAGCTCCACCGATCCACCGACCGACCCCGGCTCCCGGGTCAGCTCCATCGACCTACCGACCGGCACCGCCAACTTCGACTCTCCGATCGCCGCTGCCCTGGTCATCGGGGCTCCGTTCCGGCCGGGACGACGCTGGCCGCCGCTCCGTACCGGCGGAAGCGCTGGCGCCGCCGCCGGATCAGCTCCTCGGTGGGCACATCGAGCAGCGGTGTCAGGTTGTCCACCAGGGCTCGGCGGAGCAGCGCCGCCGCCCCGGTCGGGTCCCGGTGTGCACCGTCGGCGGGCTCGGCGACGATCGCGTCGGCGACACCGAGCCGGAGCAGGTCCGGCGCGGTGAGCCGGAGCGCGTCGGCGGCCCGGGGCACGGCCGCTCGGTCCTGCCAGAGGATCGCGGCGCAGCCCTCCGGGCTGATCACCGAGTAGACGGCGTTCCGCAGCATCAGTACCCGGTCGGCCACGGCCAGCGCGAGTGCGCCCCCGCTGCCGCCCTCACCGATGATCACTGCGACGACCGGAGTACGCAGACCGGTCATCGCCAGGATGCTCTGGGCGATGGCGCCGGCCTGGCCCTGCTGCTCGGCCTCGACTCCCGGGTACGCACCCGGTGTGTCGATCAGGGTGATCACCGGCAGTCCCAGCCCGGCGGCCAACCGCATGACCCGCAGCGCCTTGCGGTAACCGGCCGGGCTGGCCATGCCGAAGTTGCGGGCCCGCAGTTCGCGTGGATGGTGCCCCTTCTGGTGTCCGATCACGCCCACGTACCGGTCGCCGAGCCGGGCCAGGCCCGCGACTATCGCCGCGCAGTCGACACCCAGCCGGTCGCCGTGCAGTTCGACGAAGCCGTCGAAGGCGGTGGCCAGATAGTCCAGCGTGGTCGGCCGCCCGGCGTGCCGGGCCGAACGGACGATCCGCCAGGCGTCGGGTCGGCTGTCCGGGTCGGGGACGTCGATCCGGCTCTGCCGGCGGAGGCGCTCACCACCCGTTCCGGCCGGCAGCTCGGCTTCGGCCCCGGCCGGACGCCCGCCCGGGCCGGCGACGCCGCCAGCCGGGCGGGCGGTGCCGGCACCGGTCGGGCGGTGCCCCAGTTCTCCACCCGTGACCTCCGGGCGCTGTGTGGCGGCGAGCAGCCAGCCCAGCCGGGCCCGCAGGACGCTCCGCTCCAGCACCATGTCGACCTGGCCGTGCCGGAGCAGGAAGCCGGTGGTCTGGAAGTCTTCCGGCAGTGTCTGCCGGATCGTCTGGCGGATCACCCGGGGGCCGGCGAACCCGAGCCGGGACCCGTTCTCCGCCAGCACGATGTCCGTGCAGGTCGCGAACGACGCTGCCACACCGCCGTAGGTGGGATCGGTGATCAGACTGACGGTGAGCAGCCCGGCCTCGCGCAGCGCGGCGATCGCCTGGCTGATCGTGGCCATCTGCATCAGCGCCAGTACACCCTCCTGCATCCGCGCTCCGCCGGACGCGGTGACCAGGAGCAGCGGAAGCCGGCCGGTCAGGGCACACTCCGCGGCCCGGGTGATCAGCTCACCGGTGGCCGATCCGAGGCTGCCGCCGAGAAACCGGAAGTCCATGACGGCGAGTACGAGCCGATGGCCGCCGATGCTCGCCGTGCCGCAGAGCACCGCCTCGGCCAGTCCGGTCTCCGCACGCGCGGCGGCCAGCCGCTGCGGGTACGGCATCGAGTCGACGAATCCGATCGGGTCGACCTGCACCGCCACCTCGGGCAGTTGGTCGAACGTCCCCCGGTCGACGAGTTGACGGATCCGCTCCGGCGCCTCCAGTCGACGGTGGTCGCCACATTCGGGGCACACGTCGAGGTTGCGCCGCAGGCGTTTCCGGTACAGCAGTGCGCGGCAGGACCGGCAGCGGGTCCAGGGCTGCTGGTCGAGATCGGCGAAGACACTCCGGCGGATGGCGGCCCCGCTCGCCGTTCGCCCGGTCATCGCCGGCCCTGCGCGGAGTCGGCCGACGCGTCCCAGCGGTAGAAGCAGCGTGCCATGGCGTCCGCCGGCACCCGCCAGGTCGCCAGGTACGGCGAGATGTGCGGGGCCAGGCGCTCGCTCACCCGGACGAACTCCGGATGCCGGCGCGCACCTTCGACGGCGGCCCCACCGGGACTGTCGGTCTCGACAAGGTGGACATAGAGATCGTGCAACCGGTAGAGCGAGCGGTGCCGCACGCCCACCAGCCGGGGTAGTTCGGTCCGGTCCGACTCGGCGAAGATCTGTGCCACCTGCTGCTCCGCGGCCGGAACAACCTTCGCGACGATCAGCGAGCGATCCATGGGGTGGCCTCCCTGGGCGATTCCCGCGCTCCGCGTTCGGTGACACTGGGTTCCGGGCCGCGAACGGGTCTGCTCCCCCGACCACTCCCCCGACCGTCACCTAGTCCAATGACTGGTGACCACCCTGCCGAGGCGGTGTCAACGGATTGTCACCCGATCACGTACCACCGGAACCCGGTTCGGTGACGCTCCGGTGACGGTGATCGGGCAGAATGCGCGATCCGGACAGCGCCCCGTACCCCCGAGCGCTCCGTCGCGAACCCGAGCAGAGCCACTTATACCCAGCTCAGGGCAGGTGTGACCTGACCGGACGGGTACGTCGGAATGTCGACCAGCCGATTGACCCAGCGTGACGGTGATTGATAACCTTCGTCACGCTTTGCGGCGTCAGCCGCCGGCTGACGGAGGCGGCGTCCAGAGCACCGTCGGCGTACCGGAGTGCTGGACGGGGCCACCATCGGTGGCAGGGCGGACTTCGGGACACGGGTTCCGGGTGCAGGAGGGTGGGCCGTGACCTCGAAGGAGAGCGAGCCGCACGACGGGGTACGCCGGCCGCCGGCCCAACCGCCCGCTCAGACGATCCAACTGCTGCTCCTGGACGGGTTCAACCTGCTGCACGACGGGGCACCAATCGTCGTACCGCGTGGACTGCAACGGATCATCGCGCTGATCGGCCTGCGTCCGGGTGCGACCCGGGCCCACCTGGCCGGTCTGCTGTGGCCGGACACCGCGGAGGAACGGGCGATGTCGTCCCTGCGTACGGCGCTGTGGCGACTGCGGCAGGAGGGCAGCTGTCCGGTACTGACCGCCGGCGACACCGTCCGGCTCGACCCGGTGGTGATGCTGGACATCGACGACCTCGTTCGGGCCGCCGAGCGGGTCCGGGACGGTGCGGACCCCCGCTGGGCCGCGAAGATCCTCACCGCCGGCCGACACGACCTGCTACCCGGCTGGTACGACGAATGGGTCCTGCCCGAACGCGAGCGGCTGCGCCAGTTGCGGCTGCACATGCTGGAGGAGATCGCCCGTGGCCACCTGCGGGCCGGGCAGCACGGCGAGGCGCTGCAGGCGGCCCTCGAGGCGGTACGGGCCGAGCCGCTCCGGGAGACACCGCACCGGCTGATCGTCGAGACCCACCTCGCCGAGGGCAACGCCTACGAGGCGCTGCAGGCGTTCTACGTCTATCGTGACCTGCTGCTGCGGGAGCTCCAACTGGAGCCGTCCGAGGCGATGTGCGGCCTGCTCAGTGATCTTCTCGCCCCGATACCCAGGCCGACGATCACGCACGCGCCACGCCCGAAGCCCCAGTCCTCGCGCCCCGGGCCGTACGCCGGGCGGTCGGCCCTGCCGGCGATGCCGGGACCGCGCTGATCACCACGGAACGAGACCGGCCCGCTCCTGGGGCCCGATCCGTC
The nucleotide sequence above comes from Plantactinospora soyae. Encoded proteins:
- a CDS encoding SgcJ/EcaC family oxidoreductase; the encoded protein is MNATYLDEATREAEIEAIKRVVATVEHAQNNELPDEFLSLFRDDAIWTTGGGKRLFGLEAISTFTHQVLPGGMQDSTVTFELEHVLFIRSDVAAVKLRQVYHTPDGPDVGSPLWIMAKEDGQWRLTASQNIGVPDDELSPTTTSRPIFGPGR
- a CDS encoding SRPBCC family protein yields the protein MTVRHEDPALAGPSRTGGEPVRSVAEPSAPSSATAAEIIAILVRHCGLDAEAATAAPTASLEELGMDSLALLELQAVVADRYRVQLPEESGALSIAEISDLVARQSTPAAASADAGATAAGTQDGRPAGADGRPGHTENSVVIAAPPKLVWDRTNDVGTWTGLFTEYQSVQILEQHGNTVQFRLTMYPDENGVIWSWISERTADPVRREVHAHRVETGPFEYMRIHWRYDEVPGGTRMTWTQDFEMRPTAPVTTAQMTERINANSRVQLDIIRDKIERIAAELASTTPQEPAAGTSAGSPANGPVGTAAATVGVGDE
- a CDS encoding helix-turn-helix transcriptional regulator, whose product is MATSMLGDYLRGRRAQLTPLDVGLSEDGRRRVPGLRREEVAMLARISVDYYLRLEQGRERRPSPQVLEALSEALLLDDDGRLHLYRLAGMTPLPRREGGIEQADAQLLAMAELWDRTPALILGRAYDVLAANTLGRAVFNHLEPGANLLLAMFLDPSVRAFHADWETAAANAVAGFRFLEGARPLDPRIQEVLRTAGTSREFADLWRRRDARGKSHASKVLLHPEVGELTLRMQTFDVRSAPGQQLIVYHAQEGTPTADALRLLGSLAATRPGHRDDSRGTVS
- a CDS encoding acetyl-CoA carboxylase biotin carboxylase subunit — encoded protein: MFEKILIANRGEIALRVARACRELGVRSVAVYSVADRDSAVVRLADEAVCIGPPDARQSYLNAAAIIEAARKTGAQAVHPGYGFLSEDADFAEICADNGLVFIGPRPEVMVALGDKSRARALMGEAGLPLPPGSLGTLDTVAAARAVAEEIGYPVIIKCAAGGGGRGMSVVRSADDLASAYDRTRVVAQAAFGDDRVYVERFLSPARHVEVQVLCDGYGNGVHLGTRDCSVQRRHQKLVEEGPAPALSGATLDALAETALRGALRAGYTGAGTFEFLVDEAERFQFIEINCRIQVEHPVTEMITGVDLVHEQLHIAGGVPLRLRQQDVRLHGVAIECRVNTEDPDRNFLPTPGRLTRFTPPSGPGTRTDTHGYPGYLVGPYYDSLLAKVVVWAPDRDLALSRMERALHEFEVDGPGVHTTIPFIRRVLDDAGFRKGRYSTGLVDRLLGVPDSPKDPVPASSAHLSRRTR
- a CDS encoding cupin domain-containing protein, whose product is MSEHDRRLTAARDIAPDRRRGGEIRVLLGPRTVGSTSGFMGVANLAPGERIAEHYHPYSEEFLYVARGELIVDLDGEPVPVRTGEALYVPVNVRHRLRNVADEPAEVVFQLGPLAPRPELGHVDTESAAEAATFGGRPEAGVLGGRTEAAP
- a CDS encoding TetR/AcrR family transcriptional regulator is translated as MADLGSGSEPSAPRKRADARRNEETLLEAAAATFIAAGVDAPVRDIAAKAGVGVGTIYRHFPTRADLIVAVYRHQVEACVEAGPALLASSNSPHAALARWIDLFVDFLVTKHGLAEALQSDDATFVTLHAYFLDRLLPVCAELLDAAVAAGEVRPDVEAFELMLAVGNLCIGANKDPRYDVRRVVALLLAGLRLIPHH
- a CDS encoding beta-ketoacyl-[acyl-carrier-protein] synthase family protein; protein product: MTGRRTVVTGIGVVAPGGVTRRSFWDTITAGRTATRRISFFDPSPFRSQIAAECDFDPVRAGLSDAEQQRSDRYVQFALAASIEALADSGLELSDSMRERAGVALGSAVGGTMLLEREYVAVSDSGTDWLVDPDRAGPYLYQALMPSSLAADVACRHGLYGPAQVISTGCTSGIDAIGYGQQLIEDGEADVMLAGASDSPISPVTVASFDAIKATTPDNDDPGHASRPFDRDRHGFVLAEGAAVLVLEEAEHARRRGARVYCEAAGYANRSNGYHMTGLRPDGVEMALAIDDAMAQARCDPADVSYISAHGSGTRQNDRHETAAFKRALGSAAYQVPISSIKSMVGHSLGAIGAIEMAACALAIEFGVVPPTANWANRDEECDLDYIPNVAREVPVRVALSVGSGFGGFQSAMVLRRFGGSPR
- a CDS encoding antibiotic biosynthesis monooxygenase family protein, with the protein product MAENLTETAKARVVFLIRVPRERADAFLQAYERIRYQVAEGVDGHLVDQVCASPTDPEQWLITSEWVSLGHFEAWERSPEHRELVGPMRACMTEAKSIRFVVREQTSARRP
- a CDS encoding Atu4866 domain-containing protein; protein product: MTARLGTVVSVAVLLAGGLAACAVGPDPGRPAAPDDAGQEPPPSATATPPPSATATPPTPPTGTPPTGAGDASPHPYVGMWVTADGHIRQELLANGRYDEARGERQSAYTGSYRVIGTRIEYVDDTGFSADGTFDGDVLHHGGYVFYREGSDAHRRAGKGS
- a CDS encoding beta-ketoacyl synthase N-terminal-like domain-containing protein, encoding MTGRVVITGIGVVAPSGIGADAHWKCVLAGQNRIGRITLFDPDRYPVQLAGEVADFDALHHADNRQVVQTDRWTHLGFAATRLALADAGLPEVADDPYGYAVTLASSSGGNLFGQRELQRLWRGTTRTVGAYQSIAWFYAASVGQLSIRHQFKGPCGVLAAETAGGLDSLAHAARLIRRGTPVVLAGGTECPLSPYALTCQLRGGLLSVCPEPDRAYRPFDVAASGYVPGEGGAIFVVEDLDHAVARGADTIYAEVAGWGATHDARHTEQRGAASHGGDVGGGADVDGTQYGRAIRLALTRADIDPAEVDVVFPDALGVPRYDRSEADVLRTVFGQRQPPVTTQKPLTGRAHQGGAALDVATALLAMRHGMLPPTAGPDRPAPGCELNFVRESRPRRVDTALVCARGFDGFNSAVALRRGPVEVSRWQRT